The Leptidea sinapis chromosome 39, ilLepSina1.1, whole genome shotgun sequence DNA segment TTGAAAAGATAGGTACCTACGGATGGCCGGGTTTTTACTGTATTGGTGTCTACAATCATTAGAATAATAAAGCGGATGAAAAGTTTCAAAAACTTGCTTGGTACTTTGTACAGTAATATGGttgtctttattatttatttatttggaaacaaatttaGAAACATCCTTAAAGACAAAATTGGCATAGTCAGATAAACTTAAGGATATAAGTATGTCTCCTTGAAAATTTTCACTGTTcctaatatttcaatttatcacttaatataaatattttaatttcaccccaatacatttaaacatcacaAGAGTATTTAACACAGATACACATATACGCGAAAATTACAAAGCTATTGATGAATTAgggacatatatatattatgccgATGACGGTTTCcaaatacaaaagttatatttgaatttgtattattgTCACCGTAATTATCGATGTCCAGTAAATATTGTGTATTACTTGACTCCATTTTTTAGTTCAAAACACTTCAGTAGGTAGTTaccaaatataatacaattagtaATAACATTATCTTTATACTCCAGAAGCACTAACAACAATGCAGAACGAAGATTTGTGAACTCGAGATCAGGATACGAAGAAAATAGGCCCAGTTTGTTTGCTGCTAGAAATTCACTAGAATCCgatgtaagtatttataatcATGCTTGTCTCACAgagtttcaaattttatttgaattagatCTTTCGCATCCTCTTCACCTAGTAACGTATCTATTTCAGtattctattttaatattacgtagcaacttttgtaaataaaatgttttataaaggattaaaacacgtgtaattgttACTGTATTTCTTATATAAGgtatttgcgtaaaagttattttttttattatttattcatgacCTTTGCCGGTGGACAGTATCAGGTGACTTACGAATAAagatttaatcctttaaaaagtattttgtttaaatcacaataacaaataataataatttacactcgggtttatcaaagaaaatactacactTACTtttaacttgaaaaaaaaatgaattacttTAGAGTTATTCTCCGATTAACTAGATTAGATTTATTATCCTTATTACACTCAACCCTTCAATTAATGCACTTGAAACTAAAAGAGGAGTATTACAAATACAGATGCAAGATTTAACCCGAACAGACGCAATATTGTGCGTTAAAGACCAGCTTGTGAAAAGGGCACATTAAATGCGATCATAAGTTTTCTGTGGTGTTggtcaaaatatatatatgccaTTGTTTAAATCAAGATGGATGTATAAGAACactagaatttttaaaaattatagatttaTATGACCTTGTTGTTAAAAAGCGACCTTATATAatcgaaaaaatatatataccatCTAGAGATGCCCGATAGAAGCGAAGTATTATAAACGAAGGTACCTCGTGTTACGCTAAAAGCCCGCGCCCGCGCAGCTGTACCTCCGTATAATAGCTTCGATTCAAAAGGATTTCGTCTATGTGCTTTAGTTTATCTGCTCTCTCTTACCCCCCTACTCTAAGAGTTAATTCTATCACTCATTTGTCATACTTAATGCGATTTAAGtcataatattctttatttcgATCATTCATAAACATAGGAGCCAGCTTATTACAACTTTGGCTACATGGTGAATGACTTCGTTGAAGGAACAGATTTTGGGCACCACGAGGAGAGGCAGGAAGAAAGAGCTAACGGGGGATACCATGTGGTATTGCCTGATGGTAGAAAACAGGTAACACGAACATTTTGATCGTTGCACTTTAATTTCTCACTTAGCGTAATTCAGCttactttaatttatataaaccaAGCATCTACCAAATACATATTCTCAAGGCGAATAAGTAAGTTGACTCTTGGGTTACTTTGCGATATTcacttttttatgttttacaatgaatctgttataaaatgttatgttaCTAATACTAAGACTACTACGGCTAGCCTTTTCTAACAAGTAACACTCCATCCATATTTTGTAATTGTCAGTAATAGACATCATAAAATCAGTTGATACTGAAATCGCATTTCGCCGTCGTCCCAGCAATCTCTTTAAAGAGCATTTCCTTGTAAAAATACATAAAGGGGCTACtaacatagatgggcggcggctatcgaaagcatgTTGGAAGGCTTGGCTTGGTGAAAGTCGGTCTGGATATAGTGAAGGCCTTGCAAATACAAATATGGCACAAGACGCTtatctcaaaacttccatcatttgggcttcccgagagtttatgcaagtgaaCCACCGGACTATTATGCAACAGATATTGTTCGAACCTGGAATTCCACTAGGCTGTGttctatctcctacactgtttcttctgcatttcaatgatatattggatgcctccaacatgcattgctatgcagacgacagtactGGTTATGCCGTATACACAAGCCATGCGGGTCTTGGAAAATTGTGTCAAAGTTCCGTTCGAAGAAGCTAGGTTTCAGCAATAGACCACggcaatacttttttttatggaataggaggacaaacgagcgtacgggtcacctattgttaagtgatcaccgccgcccacaatctcccgcaacaccagaggaatcacaggagcgttgctggcctttaaggaaggtgtacgcgctttttttgaaggtacccatgtcgtatcgtcccggaaacaccgcacaaggaagctcattccacagctttgtagtacgtggaagaaagcgcATTCACACCAACTATATCAGAGCCTaactataaatacatatttctttACAGACTGTGAGCTACCAGGCTGACCAAAGCGGGTTTAAGCCTCGCATCACTTATGAAGACCAAGACTCTGAAGAGCTGACACGTTCCGGTTATGATGCAAATGCAAATAATTATAACGGCTTTGGTAGACAAAATGGCGGACACGGTAACCATGGCAACGGACGCAGCGGTTACTACTAATAAcgaatattttatttggaatgtatcatcattaataattttatataacttaaGAATACAgtattattagaaattattatattccgtacatatttcagcaatattttaatgaattagTTTTACAAAAGTTAGAATGTATTCACTACATAGGTACCtagtaagaaaatatttaatacctaCTCTGTAAAGcagtgtttttgttttaataaaatgtagctttatattttgttatggtTTTTTTAGCTGCCTGCCGCAACATTGATTTTTTCAgacatttttaacataatattactacCATTATACCTACAATGTATTGTACATTAACATATTATGCACCTAAGCCTTCCTCATGTATCactccatattttaattaaaaacgtaTTTAAATCAATTGAGTAGATTTTAAGGTTATCGTGAACAGACAGATATATATGGGCGGAGCGGTTACTTTTacgttttttatgacaataaggtatgagacgagcaggacgttcagctgatggttattgatacaccctgcccattataatgcaatgccgctcaggattctttcttgaaacacccaaaaattctgagcagcgttaagtataataataacgctcgtcactttgagacataagatgttaagtctcatttgcccagtaattttactttctatggcgcccttcagaccgaaacacaataatgcctacactttactgcttcacggcagaaataggcgccgttgtggtatccataatctagccggcggcGTCCCACAGAAAGAATATTCttaaaacagaataaaatctgaattaaaaaaggatttttgagatttttaaaatctcactattatattaatatttttcgtcGAAATCGATTGAGAAATGAATCAATTCAATAATCTCAACGTCATTCTTCTCgagtttatttattacaaacaataatacatacataagaATGATAATGATGGGTTTAATTGAAATCTATGGACGCTGCGTGGCTGGCTCACTAAGTCTCACTCATAATGTAATAGCGCGGCCTTGTAATGAAGTAATTAGGAACGTAAGTCGACGCAATCATTTTATTAGACCAAATCAATTTGCTAATATTTACACTCCAGTTCAAGAGTAAACGGTCGTAGATCAGTCTTATAAATAGTATAAGTATATATGACGagatgtttaattaaaatacttttcatttctcatactcggaaagtcaTGTttttttgatctgattattgggtggaaaatgctgcttccctccatagagagggaaaaactcatacaaattacttcccacctaagggccggaatgaactttaaaaatagaactgctttcagctatgcaaaaaaaaactaattttaagaAATGCCATGTgtctttctaaacagccagtgtgaacttagcgcaaacttctttgaacggaataagccgcaacaatttcGCGGTGagttctatatttaaaatttaaaaagtccaCATAAATTGGCGAGATACTGATCTGTAATGTATCTGTGACAGAATTAGAAAAATAGGTAATAATCTTTTATGCTaagatttgaatattaaaaatgagttCAAGCGATTCTGAAATGTTAACACCAGATTCAATTAGAGACGAGGCAAATTGTGTTATTGAAAATCTTTTGCCAGAAATCTCAAAAGAaagatatatatacacatacaatGATTTTATGAAGTGGCGAGTAAAGAAGAATATAAAATCGTTTTCCAAAAGTGTAtttcttacatattttaatggaCTGTGTAGCAAACTACAGCCTTCTACGCTATGGAGCCGATATTCAATGCTCAAGAGCACACTTAGTGTAAAACACAatgtaaatttgaaaaaattccataatttaacatcatttttgaaaagacAGTCTCAGGGGTTCAAGAGTAGGAAACCTACGGTTTTCACTTCTCATgaagtggattttttttttaaatgatgctCCTGGCGAGATATATTTGGCAGTGAAGGTAAGTTTAGCTAAGTATTTATGTGTTTAGTCTAAAAATGAacgtatttattacacaaatactaaaaaattaCGTGTGCCACAGGTGGTATTGATACTCGGTATAAACGGCGCTTGCAGAAGCAGTGAACTCACAAATTTTTGACAATTAAGGACATTGGAAGTCAAGGCCAATTATTACTAGTAAAACTgactaaaacaaaaacaaatattgagcGCTCGTTTGTAGTACAAGAAGAGTTTGCACAAATAGTaaagaaatatcaaaaaatgAGATCTAGTGATGTAAAAACGGACCGTTTTATTCTCAACTACCAGAAGGGAAAATGCTACAAACAAGTGATcggtaaaaataaaatctcaagTATGCCGAAGCAGATAGCAACATATTTGAATCTACCAAACCGGATATTATACCGGACATTGTTATAGACGAACGTCAGCAACACTTTTAGCCGATGCTGGGGCAAACATGACAACGTCAAAAAGACATGGAGGCTGGAAATCCAGCACAGTCGCCGAAGTCTACTTTGAAGATTCAgtccaaaataaaactaaaatttcaaGCAAATTAACTgaaactataaaaatacgcCCTAATTCGCCTCAGCCGACAACTTCCAGGGAGTACCCGCCATGGAATCCATCCTCTGGTGAAATACCAGAGTCTCCCACTTTTACAGAACAGCCaaatttgtcataataatatatcaaagagCATAAACATtccaaacaaaaatgtaacttttaatttcacaaattgtcctaatttgacaattaattttaaataggtgttactaatattattatattatgagtaaatagtttagataaacaactagttttattttcctcatattcgaaatgaaaagtacagTGCTTagcacgggtaaaagaatcatttcctactcggactatagctaGTCTAAATGCCTCGGGAAATGATTCTTTctaccctcggttaacaatctactatgaTTTGTCATGGGTAGACCGCACCAATTGGCAGGCTATTTCCGCAGACACTTTCAACCagtattttaaggatttttgtcgATCACGGTTTTCTCAGGCAACgaaaattattatatgtatatttcaaaACTTCAAGCAAAAATTAAGTTCTCAAAAATGATGTACATAATATGAAgaaagtatgttttttttttcgaaagtaGACAATATGAACTAAATACTGAAACATGATATCtaaatttacacaattttttcagggtaaaaaaatttttaatgagACTCATTATCATGTGACATTTTTGTTTCTTATGTCAAGCTAGTTCCGCActggatattatattatttggtaaaaacAAGTTGTAATATTCTTTAAACAAACCTgcaaaattcataatataactACGCTCGGTTGTTCAATGTCGCGCGCACAGCTTACCTCTGTGTATGGCCGTGCAATCATCTTTATGAAACGAAATTGCATTTTTGTTTTGCGATATGAATCCCTTTACCTTTAGAGGGATTCATATCGCAAGAAATTAAAAGGTTGTGTAACCTATTAATTTTTTGCAGTTGTGTGTAGTTTTTGTGCACTGTAAGAGCGTCGGATTACCTATGTTTTTTtcatggaagagaggacaaatgcgcgtactggtcacctgatgttaagtgatcacctccgccctcATTATCTTAAAACAAGAagatcacaagagcgttgccggccctttacagaagtgtacgagcttttttcgAAGGCACCCATGTCATTTCGTCCTCGAAATaccgctcaaggaagctcattccaaagcttggTCGTACGTAGGAgaaggctccttgaaaactgcactgtacgAGGATGTGGAGGTACGCCAGGTATGGGTACGTGGAGGCCATCCAGAgggttgggatgatatcctagtttgcggcgtgtcgtgcgagcgtcaaacagctcttcggcacactccccgtgataaatgcggtagaagacacataatgaaacAACGACTTTACGCAGCGCCAAGTGattagccgttcacagagcacttcaCGTTTCCGACAAATCGGCCAGCTTTGCGTTGTGCGCGgccaaatggttcgagctgatactgggatgcgccacaccagagatgacagcaatactccatgtgtggccggatctgcgctttgtacagcgctagaatgtaggccgacttgaagtattgccgtgctctatttataacgCCCATTAGGTCTACTCTTATGCAACGAAAAACGAatgattttcgtttgtgtggACTTTGTTGCATATTTGCTTGAAATGGCTTCAAGAATGTTTCATATTAAGGCTGCTTTACGTGAAGAACGTTTAGAACGTAGATGGAACCAGCTTCGCCTGTGCaacctatataatattagttaaattCATGACTTAGAGTTTGTAGGttactgaaaaaaaattatagcctGCTGTGTTTCTCATAAGTAATGTATAAGGGGTGGTATTGATATTCTCGAGATGCCTCTGTCTGAACTTCAATCTGAAAGAAGCAGGCGGGTTCCCTGTCAATCAACTGCTTCTTCACCTCAAGCTCGACAGGCAGGTCGAAGGGCATGAGCTGCATTTGTACAACTTTTAGAAAGGGTAAAAGTAGGACTTTTTCCTACTTATTCCTTTCCTGTAGTGGTATTCCTATTTTTAGTGACATTTATCatagatttgatttgattgtgttcaacattcaacgctggtcaggaagctatgccactatggtataagaggatctgcgctcgatcttctgatatcatatttaaataataagattcagagggtcgatgtgaatggcaggagatctcctgggactcctctcggtatgggggtaccataAGAATAGACATTCTTGGAATTCCTCTTCCTtagttatataaatgatctacctaaccttgtagaaaaaaaacacaaggtggtattgtttgcggatgacacttcacttatattcaaagtgaaacgtagccaaattttatatgacgaagtaaacaatgctctatctgacatcgtgtactggtttagcgccaattacttattgttaaataatcataaaaccaaatatattaaattcaccgcgccaaatgtcaaaaatgtaga contains these protein-coding regions:
- the LOC126976096 gene encoding pro-resilin-like, translating into MKSVVVFVTAIIMAVAEPPISKSYLPPPSNGFSQGPAGFQSGLPQVVAARSLAQSNNLGLSRSTNNNAERRFVNSRSGYEENRPSLFAARNSLESDEPAYYNFGYMVNDFVEGTDFGHHEERQEERANGGYHVVLPDGRKQTVSYQADQSGFKPRITYEDQDSEELTRSGYDANANNYNGFGRQNGGHGNHGNGRSGYY